From the Oncorhynchus nerka isolate Pitt River linkage group LG28, Oner_Uvic_2.0, whole genome shotgun sequence genome, one window contains:
- the ftr14l gene encoding tripartite motif-containing protein 16 → MSRRASTLDLDITSKYSSLGGQAQRRSTTLSSQAQPKTSKPGDVLCDFCTTRKQKAVKSCLLCLASYCETHLQSHYEYPALMKHKLVKATGQMREKICAQHDKLLEVFCRTDQTSVCVLCMMDEHKRHDTVPAGTERIEKQKQLGSTLMKSQQRIDQRVKKWTDLRQAVESVKHSAQAVLDENERIFTELLRSIERRYIEVRELVRAQEKTTVIQAEGLLDRLEEEITLLRKKHTDLEKLSHTDDHIHFLQSWQSLSGPSGYEDLNNVTVVPYYSFDGAKRAIAALKVQVEEINKTEISKIASAVKEVHIIQPLEHMAREELETKTREYSEPKTREDFKKYLVQPTLDVNSAHPNLYLSEGNTVAKMMSEPKNYPDHPDRFDHWQQLLCKEGLSGSRCYWEVDWRGTEIDIAVTFQSINRKGNSNECSLGWNDKSWSLYCSEDKYSFVHKNQSTDIAKPRSSRVGVYVDQIKGTLAFYSVSDSMNLLHKVQTTFIEPLYPAFSVWGFGSSVKLV, encoded by the exons ATGTCTCGTCGTGCCAGTACCTTGGACCTGGACATTACCAGCAAGTACAGTTCTTTGGGAGGGCAGGCCCAACGGCGCTCCACTACCCTGAGTTCCCAGGCTCAGCCCAAAACCTCCAAGCCAGGCGATGTCCTTTGTGACTTCTGCACTACTCGGAAACAAAAG GCTGTGAAGTCCTGCCTACTGTGCCTGGCATCCTACTGTGAGACCCACCTCCAGTCCCACTATGAGTACCCAGCCTTGATGAAACACAAGCTGGTGAAGGCTACGGGCCAGATGAGGGAGAAGATCTGTGCCCAGCACGACAAGCTGCTGGAGGTGTTCTGCCGCACAGACCAGACCTCAGTCTGTGTCCTCTGCATGATGGATGAACACAAGCGCCACGACACTGTGCCGGCTGGCACCGAGAGGATTGAGAAACAA AAACAGCTGGGGTCCACTCTAATGAAGTCTCAGCAGAGGATTGATCAGAGAGTGAAGAAGTGGACAGACCTTCGCCAGGCTGTGGAGTCAGTCAAA CACTCTGCACAGGCGGTGTTGGATGAGAACGAACGTATCTTCACAGAGCTGCTGCGCTCCATAGAGAGAAGGTACATAGAGGTGAGGGAGCTGGTGCGAGCCCAGGAGAAGACCACAGTGATCCAGGCTGAGGGACTGTTGGACCGTCTGGAAGAAGAGATAACTCTGCTGAGGAAGAAACACACTGACCTGGAGAAACTCTCCCACACTGATGACCACATACACTTCCTACAG AGCTGGCAGTCTCTGTCTGGTCCCTCTGGGTATGAGGATCTAAACAATGTCACTGTCGTTCCATACTACTCCTTCGATGGAGCCAAGAGAGCCATCGCTGCGTTGAAGGTGCAAGTGGAGGAAATCAACAAGACGGAAATCAGCAAAATCGCCTCAGCAG TCAAAGAGGTCCACATTATCCAACCACTAGAACATATGGCACGAGAAGAACTTGAAACCAAGACAAGAGAATATTCAGAACCTAAGACAAGAGAGGATTTCAAGAAAT ACCTGGTCCAGCCGACCCTGGATGTCAACAGTGCCCACCCCAACCTGTACCTATCTGAGGGCAACACTGTAGCCAAGATGATGAGCGAACCCAAGAACTACCCAGACCATCCAGACAGGTTCGACCATTGGCAGCAG CTGCTGTGTAAGGAGGGTCTGTCAGGGAGTCGCTGCTACTGGGAGGTGGACTGGAGAGGAACGGAGATAGACATCGCCGTCACCTTTCAGAGCATCAACCGCAAGGGCAACAGCAACGAATGCAGCCTGGGTTGGAACGACAAGTCCTGGAGCCTGTACTGCTCTGAGGACAAATATTCCTTTGTGCACAAGAACCAGAGCACAGATATAGCCAAGCCCAGGTCCTCAAGGGTAGGAGTGTATGTGGACCAGATAAAGGGGACTCTGGCATTTTACAGTGTGTCTGATAGCATGAACCTCCTTCACAAAGTACAGACCACCTTCATAGAGCCTCTCTACCCTGCCTTCAGTGTGTGGGGCTTTGGTTCCAGTGTGAAACTAGTGTAA